From Platichthys flesus chromosome 19, fPlaFle2.1, whole genome shotgun sequence:
ttatttccctcTATTCAACCTCTAATAGCTTTTTCttgatcattttatttgatctcTTTTTAAAGCTGTATTGAATTTATTAACATATTGccctcgtttttttttattgtgattgGTTTCAAATTATTTTACCATTTGCATTAGTATAATCTTATTATCAGCCATGTTTTCTGCAAACTGAATTTTACTGACCTGTATGAAAGATGCTGTACAAATGAAGGTtgattgattattattgattattgcaagaaaacattttgtccTGATAAATGACAATGGAATCTCTGTATTAATCTGCCACTAACTAACTTCCCATCTATTTCTCTCCATAGGCTTTTATTATAAATACTCTGACTCCTGTGTTTGAACAAGCTGAAGCTAGGATAAACAGCATGGCACAGGAAGTAATTGATTAATCACAGTGATATGGACCCTCATGAAGAGACTATTTGTCAGTTTAATCAGAGGAGCATGTCACCATTTGAGTCGTCACCTGGCCTGGGAGTGGATTCGCTTGAAAACCCGtagctcttctctctctgggaACTCTTGTCTCTGACGATCTCTGCAACAGCATGCTCCTGTAAATATTTACATGCCGTGTCTGACAGCtggggggggaaatggagaCGACAGCAAAACTCCTCCCGACCTTTTTAACTCATGCTGGTAAGGCCCTACAGGCAGGGCTGGATGCTCCGATGGTTGTGGTGTTTTGGTTGTGTTAAACACAGGACAGAACTTGATACATAGATTtactattttgttttattatgctTTGTGCCGCCCCTCCCTTTCCCCTGTTCGCAAAACTTTTATAGGGGGAAAAAACCTGGTTTATGTATCAGGGAAACCCTCACAGGCGTTTGTATGCACTCTTTAAAACATGTTAGAATATATTGAAACACTAAACATGTTTTGTTGCCATAAATATTTAGAGTAATGacaatattctttatttaaattgcaCTTTGAAACAGAAGTTTACaaagtaaagaaacaaacagtgaagaCAGTGCCATTATAAAACAGATTACACACAGTACAATAAAGTAGCTacattatattaacatgtttgcAAAATATTCTGACTACACATAATCTTTTTTCCTTATATTTAGATATAGCCGGTGAATATATGAAAAGTACTGAGTGTGGTGCTGTTTTAACAATGTATGAAACAGCAGTAATTGGTATGAACTGTGATATCTTGCAGATATATTCCAcaatatattacaaatataCTGGAATATTCCAGGTACATGAAAATACTATATTTaagtaaatgtatttctgtattaCATGTCACCTATTATTATACACGTATGTCTCTTGCTTCCTGTCCTCACAAGCAAAATGCACTAATGAAGCTGGTTGATTTATTGAGGATGAGTATCCACACTGatgcctgtgtgagtgtgtagagAAAACTGTGCATCCCTGTGTAAGCTGTCTCCcgtgccgacacacacacacacacacacacacacacacaccatgggCTGCGCCATGTGTTCCCAGCTGGTAGACATGTGGACtgtgacagtgagacagacaggccaCAGGGCCACGGAGCTCACCGCCTTCCCACGCATGCAGCAAGGAGGCTACCACAGAGTGACCGGCCTCCACTACATGTCGTCCTTCTCCGACGCTGAGGACTGCTGTGACGACACCAGCTCGGGCAGCTCCCTCACCTTGGACTGGCAGGGTCAGGTCCCGACGGCTGACCCCTGACACAAGAGCTGTTAGACTATAAAcgtgtaaataaacatgatgtAAATACACTGGGCGTGTGGAATCATTTCAGAATATAGGTCAAGAGATagtgaatatcccttgtacgttTGAAGGTCAGCCACCAGCAGATGTTGAGGACATAACCTCAGTTGTGGACCTTAGCGTCCTCAAGTGTTCAATAATACAGGCTGAACCTGAGGGTACGCTGAGGCTGagggtaaatctgactggctactgacTTGTGTGGCAGCATCATGAAAGCCATGTTGCTGCTCAGTAAATCATATGTCATTACTTCTATATAACTAAAAACTATCCCATTTTAAAACATAGGACAAGATAGAGAATATCCTTTGTCCTTTCTACTGCACTAATTAATTCTTACCACCACTTGATACTAAATGCAATGAAGAGGAACAGGATGTGagggatgttgtttttctcaacaTTAGAAAAACGTAATCTTGTAAAAGAGTATTCAAAGTCTTTCTTACTTAACCAGAGATGGAAAGTGATAATCCAAGAGTTATACTTTAGTACAGTTTTGCAGTATTgatactttacttgagtattaaTTATACTGTGAACTCCACTACATGTACAGTATCTACAGATTAAGATTTTgcataaaacacataaaaggCTTACACAATTCAGTTTTACAATTAAAACTGGCTCTACTGAACCAACCATGATATTAGACTTATAGATGTATACATCTTTAAGTAATATATGCTCATGATATACACTTTCACAAAAGGTATAGTGTCTCCAAATACTTCTTCCACAAGTGTGCTTAAGTATGTTATTAAGCATTTTCAGCATATAATATATGTTGATATATATGATCATATCACATACCATATTACTGTTGTAGCGGGTTTAGGttactttatatacagtaaaatagTACCATCTATAATAATGGGacatattataaaatgtatacTTATGACTACATGATATCATGcttatttgttttatgtgtaaaaTCTGGATCTGCATCATATAAGTCGGTCAACGAGTGTTGTAAATTCATTCTTTGTTCACTgcaaagaaaataatgttttttacgttaaagtaaatatattttgCCTGTATTGCAAAGTAGTTATTCTTGAACGACCGGAttctcaaaatatatatttttttctgtccaaAATAATAGACTGAAAACGAACCACTTAGTATGAGGTATTATTACTTATTACTTCTGAAATATTGTGGAGTAGCATTAAAAAACAGTAAACTGTATCTTAGTACAGTATGTAGGTAAAAAAACTACATTATACCTCTGCTTGCATAACATAATCTTTTTCTCTCATCGTACAGTGTAAAATAATGTTGTGATGAAACACTGATGAGCAGAATCCTGGCAATATCAGACTTATGACTGAGATGAAAATGTCCCTTGTTTTGCAACGACCCCCCAGGCCCATGTTTTACCAGCAGGGATTGGAAACATTGTCCCAGTCTGACCACCATAGTCTACGTAAAAGATGTTCTGGCTCCGGAAGTCAAATAGTCAGTCTCTGACTCAGACCACAGGTTCACGCCAGGGAAAGTTATTTCTTAGCCAACTTAAAAGACAGAGGGTGCGGCAGACTGTGGAACGGCTCCGTTTTGTGTATAATAGTAATAAGACactaaattaaaaatacatcacTGAAGGCTTCTATATTGATAGTAATATTAATAGTTAAATGTTAACATTATTTAGTCAGTTCAATGAATGattcacaaaaatatatttaacgaTAATATAACTTTAATAAATAGCTTCTATTATTCTAAATAGCCTGCAGCCATGGATTGGTTATGAGAAAATGGGCTCTCAGTGGCGTGGCTACATTTGTTGTTACCTTCCTcatcctgtttatttttttcccgtTTTCAtataattgtgtgtgtctgtggtcactGTGAGtcttgttttgcattttgtcaGGGTTGTGTCATCTTTatagtatttgtgtgtctctttgagaTGTTTTTTACACGTCTCTGTGGTCATTTCATTGGCTTCAAAACAAGGAATGTCAACAGCCTCTTCTGACTCCTTGGTGGGGTGAAGAACCCTCCGGCTGAGAAACATCATAAAGATTTATATCTTGAACAAACAGAAACCTTGAATATGGCgatcatttatttaacatgagACTCACATGCAAAGGTGTAACTTTAACTTTACTCAGGAACCATTTTATACAGCAGGCTTCAACTCCACTACACTTTAGAGAGATACATCTAACTTTTTACTCCACTGTTCATCTGGCAACCAGGGGTGTTGCTACAGGGTATAGGCAAAGCAGGTAACTACTTAGGGCTCCGAGCTAAGAGTGGACCCCCGAGAATGgctgattaaacattttttgttcGGTTCTATAAAGGGCTCCCTGGTCTATTTACATTTTAGATGATTTACACAGAAAATCGGACAAAATGCCaagttgttttaatttgcttCAAATGTATCAGCCACAATAATACAATGCTACTCACACATATATGGGAgaatgttttgtatttctaaCATGTTGCTACTGTCCCATGCAGAGTTGGGGTCGAAATCTGACTTCTTCCAcgcaaataaacacagaaaatgaTAAGCCATGTGTCATCATCTTCAATAATGTGGGTAATTAGCAGAAATAAggaagtttatatatataaaaatctgGTTGCTTGAGTCCAAATAGTGTTTGAGAAGTGTTGCAACCGCCTCcgctttccttttcttttactttctcaCAAAGGCCACTTGCAGTTAAGCGACGCCTCAGGGGATCAAGTTTGGAGTGGCAGACAAAAATGCAGAAAGAAACATGGATTGCAAATTTCCATCTCCTCTGATTAACCTGCCATCATCGCTGAGTGGCTGCTGACGTCAGTGACGCTACACAAAAAGCCTCCGCTCAGAGGCACTCTCACTTTCTGCAGCTTTTACGCACGCACCAGCGCACCAGCCCCGGAGCTGCTCCCTCCGCAACTCACTTCGGATCCACCTCACCTCAACAGCAATGGCAGTCATGATAAGAAACGAGGTTTTCTCCTGCTTTGTTTTCTACGGAGTGCTGCTGGTGGTCAAAATGTACATCTTAGCGATTATAACGGGGCAAGTCAGGCTGCGTAAAAAGGTGAGTCCAGGATTCAGATGGAAACAAGGAAACTAGCAGGGAAAAGTCATATTGCAGAATTAATACCAACTTATTCCGTGATTTTTTTTCCCGCTGATCGAGTTTTGTTTTCGTTCTTTCCTGAAAGGCTTTTGCCAACCCCGAGGACTCGCTGAGACATGGAGGTATACAGTATCACAGAGAGGACCCATATGTGGAGAGATGCCGGAGGTGAGAGCAGAAagacatgcttttattttctaactAAAAAACTTGCATACTTTCTAGAGCTTTCAGACCCAAAAACAAACTATTACTCACCACAAGAAGCATCCTTAATATTGTCCAACCCTCAGTGTCTACATTAGGATGCTGCCCTCATGGTTATTATTCAATATGTGTGATTACAGAACTCATTTATTCCTCAGTCTGTCAAACAGTTTGATCTCTAAGAATACCGCAGTGTCCCTGTGTGGAGAGAGAATTAGGATTGCACAGCAGCAGTGTATTATATCATCATATGATCAATACCGTATGTTATTTAAGCTTTTGGGAAGTTCCTTGGCTTGctacattatattattaaacAAACGCATGTGTCAAATAATATCAAAATAATGGAGAAAAAACCCATAAGACGTACAGATCTCACAGTAATACTTTGCTTTTTTCTGGGGAACAGAGTTCATATTTCCTACACAAGGCTTCAGTCAGACAATGTGTTTTCCTCCACTGATGTTCAACAAGAGTTGGCAGCCTTTAGCGCTCTTGCTTTGTTTGAACTTGTCACTATTCATGACGTTAAAAAAGCAGATGTTTTTCTGCTTGTATAAACTTTTCCCTCTGCTTTCCTCATCTGTCTGTCATGGATCAACCATGGAACATGTGATGTGAAATGCATTGGCAGGCATTGACACAtttttggtgttttatttgtttttccttggGCTACACTACGGGTTCAAATAACCTGCCAACCTAATCACTTCTTTTGTAATGTACACTTCCCAGAAAAATATAATTCCACATTTTAACCCaatgggaggagaagaagcGAAAGAACAGAGTGGCAGTTctgccaaaaaaaagaaagtcacaCTGCTGTAGAACACGGTTCAATTGAGATGAACAGGTCTGAACTAAACTGATGAGTCACCTCAGTGATAAATCACAGTATTCCATGTCGGTTAAGGCCTCTTCCCTCTTTCAGACACTCCAATTCCCCAGAAAACCAAGATAATCCAAATAACGAGAAACCGAAGTAGAGGAAGAATCCTTTGTCGAACTTTGTAAAATCAGATGTGTGACCGAATCCTTCCTATCCTACAGAGCTCATGTCAACGACATGGAGAACatcttccccttcctcttcctgggCGCCATCTACTCCCTGACCGGACCCTCACTGGCTGTGGCCCGCCTACACTTCCTCGTCTTCTTCATGTGCCGCGTGCTGCACAGTTTTGCCTACCTGCTGGCCCTACAAGCACCGACCCGCTCCATAGCCTACACCTTCGCACAGATACCTTGTGTCTCCATGGCCCTGCAGATTCTAATGGCGGTTGCAGCTTATGCTTGAACACCCATCGTTGAAGGCTTGAGGTTGTGGCTCGTAAGATCTGTGGCCTGTGTCAGCGAAGAAAAGCAGGAGGCGGATCCTGAGCA
This genomic window contains:
- the ptges gene encoding prostaglandin E synthase codes for the protein MAVMIRNEVFSCFVFYGVLLVVKMYILAIITGQVRLRKKAFANPEDSLRHGGIQYHREDPYVERCRRAHVNDMENIFPFLFLGAIYSLTGPSLAVARLHFLVFFMCRVLHSFAYLLALQAPTRSIAYTFAQIPCVSMALQILMAVAAYA